In a single window of the Natronosalvus caseinilyticus genome:
- a CDS encoding neutral/alkaline non-lysosomal ceramidase N-terminal domain-containing protein, whose amino-acid sequence MPRDARDTSPSQYGWQAGTATRVITPEQPMWMAGFAKRDDPATGVEHDLEATALALEDESGMLAAIVSADVLFIPRAIRDAVTERCEATYGLDPDAIVLAATHTHCGPEFRDFKVKMYADDVERYRTNAADYRERLEDELVAVIGEALEDRAPVRLSHSHARCGFAMNRRLPVEDGIAHEQNPDGPVDHEVPVLVVEPYDGPDRTDRGGNPTDGATPSAIVFGYACHTTTLSFTKYCSDWAGFARRYLEERYPGVTALCLLGCAGDQNPYPRGDVDLAKHHGRTMATTVRAAIESRRRPVRGPLRTGFEDCELEFEDPPSRDELEAMRKGDVRHLRVRAEALLDELEETGAIRTEHPYPIQAFGFGDDLTLVALGGEVLVEYGIQLKDCLEGPVWMAGYANDEFTYVPTARVRAEGGYESEGAIRRSTFSGPLDPNAEERILQHAQALGERVGGSRTVQ is encoded by the coding sequence ATGCCACGAGACGCACGCGATACGTCGCCGAGCCAGTACGGGTGGCAAGCCGGCACCGCTACCCGCGTCATTACGCCCGAGCAACCGATGTGGATGGCAGGCTTCGCAAAGCGAGACGACCCTGCCACGGGCGTCGAACACGACCTCGAGGCGACGGCGCTGGCGCTCGAGGACGAGTCGGGAATGCTCGCGGCCATCGTCTCCGCCGACGTGTTGTTCATTCCGAGAGCGATCCGAGACGCGGTCACAGAGCGCTGTGAGGCGACATACGGACTGGATCCCGATGCCATCGTGCTCGCGGCGACGCACACCCACTGCGGACCCGAGTTCCGGGATTTCAAGGTGAAAATGTACGCCGACGACGTCGAGCGATATCGAACGAACGCGGCCGACTATCGCGAACGACTCGAGGACGAACTGGTCGCCGTGATCGGCGAGGCACTCGAGGACCGAGCACCGGTACGGCTCAGTCACAGCCACGCCCGGTGTGGGTTCGCGATGAATCGACGACTGCCTGTCGAGGACGGAATCGCCCACGAGCAAAACCCTGATGGACCGGTCGATCACGAGGTTCCGGTTCTCGTCGTCGAACCCTACGACGGGCCCGATAGGACTGACAGAGGGGGCAACCCAACCGACGGAGCGACGCCTTCGGCCATCGTGTTCGGCTACGCGTGTCACACGACGACCCTCTCGTTCACGAAGTACTGCAGCGACTGGGCCGGGTTCGCCCGTCGATACCTCGAGGAACGATACCCGGGAGTCACTGCGCTCTGCCTCCTTGGTTGTGCCGGCGACCAGAATCCATACCCCCGCGGTGACGTCGACCTGGCGAAACACCACGGACGCACGATGGCCACGACCGTCCGCGCGGCGATCGAGTCCCGAAGACGGCCGGTTCGAGGGCCGCTCAGAACCGGCTTCGAGGACTGTGAACTCGAGTTCGAGGACCCGCCGAGCAGGGACGAACTCGAGGCGATGCGGAAAGGCGACGTACGACACCTGCGCGTCCGTGCGGAGGCGCTCCTCGACGAACTCGAGGAGACCGGTGCGATTCGAACCGAGCACCCGTATCCGATACAGGCGTTCGGCTTCGGCGACGACCTCACGCTGGTGGCCCTTGGCGGCGAAGTGCTCGTCGAGTACGGGATTCAATTGAAGGATTGCCTCGAGGGGCCGGTCTGGATGGCCGGGTACGCGAACGACGAGTTCACGTACGTGCCGACGGCCAGAGTGAGGGCCGAGGGTGGCTACGAGAGCGAGGGGGCGATCCGTCGGTCGACGTTTTCGGGACCGCTCGACCCGAACGCCGAAGAACGGATCCTACAGCACGCGCAGGCGCTCGGCGAGCGGGTAGGCGGCTCGAGAACGGTACAATAG
- a CDS encoding RNA-guided endonuclease InsQ/TnpB family protein — protein sequence MEYSSRYRLFPTTDQRESLDWTRDIVRQVYNHALYEFNQIPEDDGTLRQRVWSVRDELPAWKDWWAGLTNVYSTVLQKAVERIRTNIQNLGKLKAKGYDVGSLNWKKPREYRSFTYRQSGFELDKKSGPRGRAILRLKKVRGDTLEIPIRLHRDLPAHDAIKEVTVKKEPTGAWYASFCISTETPEKPAPDDINAEDTVGLDLGVLNFIHDSDGCSIGRLDLVDERERLEREQRSLSRKQYESNNWEKQRLRVAEVHARMSNKKCDYKHKLAHFYATEYDAVFVENLNVKSMLESEGNARNKAEVGWSDFRSALKHHCKKHGTHYVEVNPRGTTKECVSCGVETEKPLWVREHSCPACGFELDRDWNAALNVKSRGLSKLGVVHSKATPVKTATAVDSVSMSASRVVETGSPRLKERAQASE from the coding sequence ATGGAGTACAGTTCACGATACAGGCTCTTCCCAACGACCGACCAACGCGAGAGCCTCGACTGGACTCGTGACATCGTGCGACAAGTGTATAACCACGCACTCTACGAATTCAACCAGATACCAGAAGACGACGGAACCCTTCGACAACGCGTCTGGAGCGTCCGAGACGAACTGCCAGCCTGGAAAGACTGGTGGGCAGGACTCACCAACGTCTACTCAACCGTCTTGCAGAAAGCTGTCGAACGTATCCGAACCAACATCCAAAACCTCGGCAAGTTGAAAGCCAAAGGGTACGATGTTGGCTCGTTGAACTGGAAGAAACCGCGAGAGTACAGGTCGTTCACGTATCGGCAATCGGGCTTCGAACTCGACAAGAAGAGTGGCCCGCGAGGCCGAGCAATTCTCCGACTCAAAAAAGTCCGCGGCGACACCCTGGAAATCCCAATCCGACTCCACCGAGACCTTCCAGCACACGACGCTATCAAAGAGGTTACGGTGAAGAAAGAACCCACCGGGGCGTGGTACGCCTCGTTCTGCATCAGCACGGAGACGCCAGAGAAACCCGCTCCAGATGATATCAATGCCGAAGACACTGTAGGTCTCGACCTCGGTGTACTCAACTTCATCCACGACTCGGACGGTTGCTCCATCGGGCGACTCGACTTGGTCGATGAGCGAGAGCGCCTGGAACGCGAGCAGCGCTCGCTCTCCCGAAAGCAATACGAGTCGAATAACTGGGAGAAACAGCGCCTCCGCGTTGCTGAGGTTCACGCTCGCATGTCGAACAAGAAATGCGATTACAAGCACAAACTCGCGCATTTCTACGCGACGGAGTACGACGCCGTGTTCGTCGAGAACTTGAACGTGAAGTCGATGCTGGAGTCGGAGGGCAACGCTCGGAACAAGGCTGAAGTGGGTTGGAGTGATTTCCGTTCGGCACTCAAACATCACTGCAAGAAGCACGGCACGCACTACGTGGAAGTCAACCCACGAGGCACGACGAAGGAGTGTGTGTCGTGTGGCGTAGAAACCGAGAAACCGCTGTGGGTTCGGGAACACTCGTGTCCCGCGTGTGGGTTCGAGTTGGATAGGGATTGGAACGCCGCGTTGAACGTGAAATCGCGTGGTCTGTCGAAACTAGGAGTGGTTCACTCCAAAGCAACGCCTGTGAAGACTGCGACCGCTGTGGACTCGGTTTCCATGTCTGCAAGTCGCGTCGTGGAAACAGGAAGCCCCCGCCTCAAGGAACGAGCACAAGCGAGTGAGTAA
- a CDS encoding CapA family protein has protein sequence MSEEGSRGTSDDRSKDSSVEDSTVLSDDLETVIDLDLVTDRDRSGGDRWSMVVAGDCALNRDDEPTADRTVSSPLRERIGAADVSILNVEAPIVSDAATPIDKSGPCVENPDGTAETVADVGFDVCTLANNHVRDYGPEGVVTTLEALHDADLATVGVGSTPDEAYEPLAVGPNGSTAIVNVCEQEFNLVDERGHGAAWFSDRRAREAIRAADREYDSVVVVAHSGVEYVPFPAPQLQGLLREFVDIGADLVVGHHPHVPQGWERYGDGAIFYSLGNFLFDSMADEENTSWGLVLEVEFDGSTPVAVELVPTETVDGVVHPLGLTRDREDYLSYLNRLAEITTDAATLEAYWQEIAVQVFYERYSNWLHTGVGANLSRARSAPNDPRLQRSIWDPETRRAELFVLLNVIRAESHRWLTTTALEVLSGEGIDRRTPEVSGEAQRLLARTARE, from the coding sequence ATGAGTGAGGAGGGCTCGAGAGGTACGAGTGACGATCGTTCGAAGGACTCGAGTGTCGAAGACTCGACCGTCTTGAGCGACGACCTGGAAACGGTGATCGACCTCGACCTCGTAACGGATCGCGACCGATCCGGCGGTGACCGCTGGTCGATGGTCGTCGCTGGCGACTGCGCACTCAACCGGGACGACGAACCGACCGCCGACCGAACGGTGTCGTCGCCCCTTCGAGAACGGATCGGCGCGGCCGACGTCTCGATCCTCAACGTCGAAGCCCCTATCGTCTCCGATGCGGCGACGCCGATCGACAAGAGCGGGCCGTGCGTCGAGAACCCAGACGGGACGGCCGAAACCGTGGCGGACGTCGGCTTCGACGTCTGCACGCTCGCGAACAATCACGTCCGCGACTACGGACCCGAGGGCGTCGTGACGACGCTCGAGGCGCTTCACGACGCCGACCTCGCGACCGTGGGCGTTGGCTCGACGCCCGATGAAGCGTACGAACCGCTCGCGGTCGGGCCCAACGGGTCGACCGCGATCGTCAACGTCTGCGAACAGGAGTTCAACCTCGTCGACGAGCGGGGCCACGGGGCGGCGTGGTTCTCTGATCGCCGCGCTCGAGAGGCCATCCGTGCGGCCGATCGCGAGTACGACAGCGTGGTCGTCGTCGCCCACAGCGGCGTGGAGTACGTCCCGTTCCCGGCTCCCCAGCTCCAGGGGCTCCTGCGGGAGTTCGTCGACATCGGGGCCGATCTCGTCGTCGGGCACCACCCGCACGTCCCCCAGGGCTGGGAGCGCTACGGCGACGGGGCAATCTTCTACAGCCTCGGCAACTTCCTGTTCGACAGCATGGCCGACGAGGAGAACACGTCCTGGGGGCTCGTTCTGGAGGTCGAATTCGACGGGTCGACGCCGGTTGCTGTCGAACTCGTTCCAACCGAGACCGTCGACGGCGTCGTTCACCCGCTCGGACTGACTCGCGATCGTGAGGATTACCTGTCGTACCTCAACCGTCTCGCCGAGATCACCACCGACGCGGCGACGCTCGAGGCCTACTGGCAAGAAATCGCCGTTCAGGTGTTCTACGAACGGTACTCCAACTGGCTCCACACGGGCGTCGGGGCGAACCTCTCGCGGGCACGCTCGGCGCCGAACGACCCGCGACTGCAGCGGTCGATCTGGGATCCCGAAACCCGACGGGCGGAACTCTTCGTCCTGTTGAACGTCATTCGGGCGGAGTCCCACCGCTGGCTCACGACGACAGCGCTCGAGGTGCTCTCCGGCGAAGGGATCGACAGGCGGACCCCGGAGGTTAGCGGCGAAGCGCAACGATTGCTGGCTCGAACCGCCCGCGAGTGA
- a CDS encoding M14 family zinc carboxypeptidase produces the protein MTRIRPLTETKHDGIFGDAPLGTDATPRDEKHRPYVELQRVLDHLEMAGRLFSRTTVGTSNQGWDIDMISVGRGDTDVLFVGQQHGNESSGSTSLVALLHYLASGKSEAHLDDVTVHVVPRANPDGAEIEFRGNVDPDAPDPNTDEGIFTTTYQGRGWDPNRYHFPDWTESRLYRHHPEQFPENPVPEARAVTEAVDRVDPELFVDIHGQGEKTTDDGAAVTHSVMWPVLGEKPVPEDGLTLSKKMCVQVYDHLSRFDRVVSRYPATAAYPGVAHKAYGLQDRGSIIYEVVEPKSVDQYRTRTRTTLPSLLSLIGTAATGDIHDRDPDRVEEIPHVR, from the coding sequence ATGACACGAATTCGACCATTGACAGAGACGAAACACGACGGCATATTCGGCGACGCACCGCTCGGAACCGACGCGACCCCTCGCGACGAAAAACATCGACCCTACGTTGAACTACAGCGGGTACTCGACCACCTCGAGATGGCCGGACGGCTGTTCTCGAGGACGACGGTCGGCACGTCGAACCAGGGCTGGGACATCGACATGATCTCGGTCGGCCGCGGCGACACGGACGTCCTGTTCGTCGGACAGCAACACGGGAACGAATCGTCCGGGTCGACGAGCCTCGTCGCGCTCTTGCACTACCTCGCGAGCGGAAAGTCCGAGGCCCACCTGGACGACGTGACCGTTCACGTCGTCCCGCGGGCGAACCCGGACGGCGCGGAGATCGAGTTCCGCGGGAACGTCGATCCGGACGCGCCGGACCCGAATACCGACGAGGGCATTTTCACGACGACCTACCAGGGTCGTGGCTGGGATCCGAACCGGTATCACTTCCCCGACTGGACCGAGAGTCGCCTCTACAGGCACCACCCGGAGCAGTTCCCGGAGAATCCGGTTCCAGAAGCGCGGGCAGTAACCGAGGCCGTCGATCGCGTCGACCCCGAATTGTTCGTCGACATCCACGGGCAGGGCGAGAAAACGACCGATGACGGAGCAGCCGTCACGCACTCGGTGATGTGGCCCGTCCTGGGAGAAAAGCCGGTTCCCGAGGACGGACTCACACTGTCCAAAAAGATGTGCGTGCAGGTCTACGACCACCTCAGCCGATTCGATCGCGTCGTCAGCCGATATCCGGCGACGGCAGCGTATCCCGGCGTCGCTCACAAGGCGTATGGATTACAGGACAGAGGGAGCATCATCTACGAAGTCGTCGAACCGAAGTCGGTCGATCAGTATCGGACTCGAACGCGCACGACGCTGCCGTCGCTCCTCTCGCTGATCGGAACGGCGGCTACCGGTGACATTCACGATCGCGATCCCGATCGCGTCGAGGAAATCCCACACGTCAGGTGA
- a CDS encoding alpha/beta hydrolase yields MPADTPPDDYPLHPERIHGQPSSAQERQRRRDYLDELRPLLAPEADEYGSDPRVSHRDDSWLEWQERTGELPPDFERLPALAELPDPLVQYGPGGERHAEVTTRKEWEQQRDRYKHQLEHWLYGRMPPAPGNVRASDLDSRSVEGATIRDVRLEFGPNHDLTLDLELMVPDGEGPFPVFMTQWNHRKWALLALQRGYAAVVYAAADARDDAADYGEYYPDYDFQLLARRAWAAHRVVDYLETVPEADDDQIAITGASRNGKQSLIAAAFDDRIAAVAPCSAGSGAVVPARFDRDDCYAGDMSVHARLRRSWFHPRWRFFVGRENRLPVDANHLVSLVAPRACLVHTALNERTTSAWAVAQVYHSANSVYDLLDAGDRLALQYRQGRHARTTRDIHQILDFFDDAFGRGEYDDPTRLYHDFSFEEWCRTAADDIDVAEFPERGLEDPLLDDGTRAETIEEWADRKSTLRDRIRWSFGERPPRASDPPASSLEEAGRGGKPDYLADVIGRPDPPDGVEKRWLSPSRTYGERVEGDLYYPQSTDSDRPDERLPAIVWLHPYAYNTGSGAGGRGQVPVEGATDRGFALYAYDQLGFGTRIEEGERFYERHPNWSKMGKLVDDALAAVETLSGLECIDSDRIFVLGYSLGATVGLYAAALDERIAGVASVGGFAPFRTSDSETERANAVIGRLSHMHGLQPRLGLFRDDPERVPFDFHEVLGLITPRPTLAVAPSLDWTHPQADVLRCVSEARSVYDLYGVPEALEVRAPDDLLSFDYHEARLGGGSEESPEAFSTDRRDAIFDWIADQA; encoded by the coding sequence ATGCCAGCAGACACACCTCCCGACGACTACCCGCTACACCCCGAACGTATCCACGGACAGCCATCGTCTGCACAGGAGAGACAACGGCGACGAGACTATCTCGATGAACTGCGCCCCCTGCTCGCGCCAGAGGCCGACGAGTACGGCTCCGATCCTCGCGTCTCTCACCGCGACGACAGCTGGCTCGAGTGGCAAGAACGGACCGGCGAACTTCCACCAGACTTCGAGCGGTTGCCGGCACTCGCCGAACTTCCCGACCCCCTCGTTCAGTACGGACCTGGAGGGGAACGCCACGCCGAGGTTACGACCCGCAAGGAGTGGGAACAGCAGCGAGATCGATACAAACACCAGCTCGAGCACTGGCTCTACGGACGGATGCCCCCTGCACCGGGGAACGTTCGGGCGAGCGATCTCGACTCTCGGTCAGTTGAGGGAGCAACGATTCGCGACGTCCGCCTCGAGTTCGGTCCGAACCACGACCTGACGCTCGACCTCGAACTCATGGTCCCGGACGGGGAAGGGCCGTTTCCGGTGTTCATGACCCAGTGGAACCACCGCAAGTGGGCGCTGCTCGCCCTCCAGCGGGGCTACGCGGCCGTCGTCTACGCGGCGGCCGACGCCCGGGACGACGCGGCCGACTACGGGGAGTACTACCCCGACTACGACTTCCAGTTGCTCGCTCGGCGGGCGTGGGCCGCCCATCGCGTCGTTGACTACCTCGAGACGGTGCCCGAGGCTGACGACGATCAGATTGCGATCACGGGTGCGTCGCGAAACGGCAAGCAGTCGCTGATCGCCGCGGCGTTCGACGACCGCATCGCCGCGGTCGCCCCCTGTAGCGCCGGGAGCGGCGCCGTCGTTCCAGCACGGTTCGATCGGGACGACTGCTACGCCGGCGATATGTCGGTCCATGCGCGGCTTCGGCGCAGCTGGTTCCACCCGCGCTGGCGGTTCTTCGTGGGCCGGGAGAATCGCCTCCCCGTCGACGCCAACCACCTCGTCTCGCTCGTCGCGCCGCGCGCCTGTCTGGTCCACACGGCGCTGAACGAGCGGACGACGAGTGCGTGGGCCGTCGCGCAGGTGTACCACTCCGCCAACTCAGTCTACGACCTCCTGGACGCCGGCGACCGACTCGCCCTGCAGTATCGCCAGGGTCGTCACGCCAGGACCACGCGAGATATTCACCAGATCCTCGACTTCTTCGACGACGCGTTCGGACGCGGCGAGTACGACGACCCGACGCGGCTCTACCACGACTTTTCGTTCGAGGAGTGGTGTCGGACGGCGGCCGATGACATCGACGTCGCCGAATTCCCCGAACGCGGACTCGAGGACCCCCTGCTCGACGATGGTACCCGAGCCGAGACGATCGAGGAGTGGGCAGATCGAAAATCGACTCTCCGGGACCGCATCCGCTGGAGCTTCGGCGAGCGACCGCCGCGCGCGTCGGACCCGCCGGCGTCCTCGCTCGAGGAGGCGGGTCGAGGCGGGAAACCGGACTACCTCGCGGACGTCATCGGTCGACCCGACCCGCCGGACGGCGTCGAGAAACGGTGGCTGTCGCCGTCGCGCACCTACGGCGAACGTGTCGAGGGCGACCTCTACTATCCGCAGTCGACCGATAGTGACCGTCCGGACGAACGGTTGCCCGCCATCGTCTGGTTGCATCCCTACGCCTACAACACCGGGTCCGGAGCGGGCGGACGTGGCCAGGTCCCAGTCGAGGGGGCCACCGACCGCGGGTTCGCGCTGTACGCCTACGACCAACTCGGCTTCGGCACCCGGATCGAGGAGGGTGAACGTTTCTACGAGCGCCACCCGAACTGGTCGAAGATGGGCAAGCTGGTCGACGACGCGTTGGCCGCCGTCGAGACACTCTCGGGGCTCGAGTGCATCGACTCGGACCGGATCTTCGTCCTCGGATACTCCCTCGGAGCCACCGTCGGGCTGTACGCGGCGGCGCTCGACGAGCGCATTGCCGGCGTCGCCTCGGTCGGTGGGTTCGCGCCGTTCCGGACGAGCGATTCCGAAACCGAACGAGCCAACGCGGTGATCGGCCGACTGTCGCACATGCACGGGCTCCAACCCCGTCTTGGGCTGTTTCGGGACGACCCTGAGCGAGTCCCGTTCGACTTCCACGAGGTGCTCGGACTGATCACACCCCGACCGACGCTCGCGGTAGCCCCGTCGCTCGACTGGACCCATCCACAGGCGGACGTCCTTCGGTGCGTCTCCGAGGCCCGGTCCGTCTACGACCTGTACGGGGTGCCCGAGGCGCTCGAGGTCCGCGCGCCGGACGACCTGTTGAGCTTCGATTATCACGAGGCCCGTCTCGGCGGCGGATCCGAGGAGTCGCCCGAGGCGTTCTCCACGGACCGACGGGACGCAATCTTCGACTGGATCGCCGACCAGGCCTGA
- a CDS encoding Gfo/Idh/MocA family protein, with amino-acid sequence MTERTVGYVGLDHHHAEPYLQTLDALQAKATVTCACEPNPAFDPSTVDSLVDAPVYDSLEALLAAESVDVVFLTLPNRDTPDAIERALDAGVDVYTEKPAARQVADLEPVLERAATADETVCVSYPWQSHPIARDLRGLVEDGFFGDVRAFEARYVASQLSFRDTDHFIFDEDASRGGILQWLGIHWLQLIDSLLEEPIVRVNANMVSGTEGVAVEDVATLQLETADGAIGTLHCGYHLGEGVYDTRFDLYGSDGRGSWDPMGREFGFDGETTLELDDASGEWACTPHRTITHEYDPAPGYGGSWGKEFVEAFFEACDGKRDPPVSLEDAASVLRVLDAAYESAETSEWIDVDTDASAT; translated from the coding sequence ATGACGGAGCGAACCGTTGGCTACGTCGGACTCGACCACCACCACGCCGAGCCATATCTGCAGACACTCGACGCGCTCCAGGCAAAGGCGACGGTAACGTGCGCATGCGAACCGAACCCGGCTTTCGACCCGTCCACCGTCGACTCCCTCGTTGACGCCCCCGTCTACGACTCTCTCGAGGCATTGCTGGCGGCCGAATCGGTCGACGTGGTCTTCCTCACGCTTCCAAACCGCGATACGCCCGACGCCATCGAACGGGCGCTCGACGCCGGGGTCGACGTCTACACGGAGAAGCCGGCAGCCCGCCAAGTGGCCGACCTCGAGCCCGTGCTCGAGCGGGCCGCCACCGCCGACGAAACCGTCTGCGTGTCGTATCCGTGGCAATCTCACCCGATCGCTCGAGACCTCCGTGGGCTGGTCGAAGACGGCTTCTTCGGCGACGTCCGCGCGTTCGAGGCGCGCTACGTCGCCTCCCAGCTGTCGTTCCGGGACACCGACCACTTCATCTTCGACGAGGACGCGAGTCGCGGCGGTATCCTCCAGTGGCTCGGCATTCACTGGCTTCAGCTGATCGACTCCCTCCTCGAGGAACCCATCGTACGCGTCAACGCGAACATGGTATCGGGTACCGAAGGGGTCGCCGTCGAGGACGTCGCGACGCTCCAGCTGGAGACGGCCGACGGGGCGATCGGGACGCTCCACTGCGGGTACCACCTCGGCGAGGGTGTCTACGACACCAGGTTCGACCTGTACGGAAGCGACGGACGAGGAAGCTGGGACCCGATGGGGCGGGAGTTCGGGTTCGACGGCGAGACGACGCTCGAACTCGACGACGCGAGCGGCGAGTGGGCGTGTACGCCTCACCGGACGATCACCCACGAGTACGACCCGGCACCGGGCTACGGTGGGTCGTGGGGCAAGGAGTTCGTCGAGGCGTTCTTCGAGGCCTGCGACGGCAAGCGCGATCCGCCGGTTTCGCTCGAGGACGCCGCTTCGGTCCTCCGGGTTCTCGACGCTGCCTACGAGTCCGCGGAGACGAGCGAGTGGATCGACGTCGATACGGACGCTTCCGCGACGTAG
- a CDS encoding glutamine amidotransferase — MTNVLLAGESWQLLTFEIKGQDVLTGASYDEAPDHLVAALEVAGASVTYQPCHVATREFPRTRAELEAYDLVILSDIGADTLQLTPQVRRGEADVDRCELLASYVEDGGALGMIGGYMSFAGVNGQARYDRTALADVLPVSIGPGDDRVEAPAGVRPTNEGVPGATLDDEWPAVLGYNRVVADADADVWATVGDDPLVAVGSYGDGRSFAFTTDCAPHWAPPAFLEWDGLPTLWEALLEDVVG; from the coding sequence ATGACGAACGTACTCCTCGCCGGTGAGTCCTGGCAGTTGCTCACCTTCGAGATCAAGGGACAGGACGTCCTCACCGGGGCGTCCTACGACGAAGCACCGGACCACCTCGTAGCAGCCCTCGAGGTCGCGGGGGCGTCGGTGACCTATCAGCCCTGTCACGTCGCGACCCGCGAGTTCCCTCGCACGCGGGCCGAACTCGAGGCGTACGACCTCGTGATCCTGAGCGACATCGGCGCTGACACCCTCCAGCTCACGCCGCAGGTCCGGCGGGGCGAGGCCGACGTCGACCGCTGTGAACTCCTGGCGTCGTACGTCGAAGACGGCGGCGCACTGGGGATGATCGGCGGCTACATGAGTTTCGCGGGCGTCAACGGCCAGGCGCGGTACGACCGCACCGCGCTCGCCGACGTTCTGCCGGTCTCGATCGGTCCCGGCGACGACCGGGTGGAAGCGCCGGCCGGCGTTCGGCCGACGAACGAAGGGGTTCCAGGAGCGACCCTCGACGACGAGTGGCCCGCCGTCCTCGGCTACAACCGGGTCGTCGCCGACGCCGACGCAGACGTCTGGGCGACGGTCGGCGACGATCCTCTGGTCGCCGTCGGCTCGTACGGGGACGGACGGTCGTTCGCGTTCACCACCGACTGTGCGCCCCACTGGGCGCCGCCGGCGTTCCTCGAGTGGGACGGCCTTCCCACCCTCTGGGAGGCACTGCTCGAGGACGTCGTCGGCTGA